Within Deltaproteobacteria bacterium, the genomic segment CGCGGATCGCCTGGCGGAGCTCGCCGGGACCGAGCTCGGTGCGCGCGACGACCTCGAGCTCGGAATGCTGGCGGAGGTGCGCCAGCCCCTCGGGACCGAGCGGGTCGGTCAGCAGGACGCGGTACGCCATCTCAGCGCGCGGGCAGCCCCTCGGCGAGCACCGCCTCGGCCGCGCCGACGCCGCGTCCGAGCTCGACCGGCGCGCCGAAGTGACGAAGCGCGAGCTCGAGCGCAGCGACCCCGGTCACCACGTCGAAGGCGTCGACGTAGCCGAGGTGCGCGATGCGGATGACCTTTCCCTTCAGCCGGTCCTGGCCTCCGGCGAAGGTGACCCGCATGCGGTCGCGCAGGTAGCGGAAGAGCGCGCTGCCGTCGAGACCGTCCGGCAGGCGGATCGCCGTCGCCGCCGGGCTCGGAGCGTCGGGGGCGAGGAGGCCGAGTCCGAGCGCCGCCGCTGCCGCGCGCGTGGCGCGTGCCAGCCGGTCGTGGCGGGCGTAGACCCCCGGGAGCCCCTCGTCGAGCAGCAGGCGGAGCGCGGCGCGCAGCCCGTAGATGAGCGAGATGGCCGGCGTCCAGGCCGTCGAGCGCTCAGCCACGCCCTTCCGCTCGCGCCGGAAGTCGAAGTAGAAGCGCGGCAGCCGCGCGCGCTCGGTCGCCGCCCAGGCGCGCTCCGAGAGCGCGGCGAAGGCGAGCCCCGGCGGCAGCATGAGGGCCTTCTGCGAGCCGGTGACGAGCACGTCGATGCCGAGCCGGTCCATGGGCAGGTCGACGACGCCGACCGCGGTGATCCCGTCGACCACGAGGAGCACGTCGCGCCGGCGGGTGAGCTCGGCGAGGGCCGGGACGGGGTGAAGGACGCAGGTGGAGGTCTCGCTCGCCTGCGCGAAGACGGCGCGGACCTTCGGGTGCGCCTCGAGGGCATGCGCCACCGCCGCCGGCTCGACCGCCCGCCCCCACTCGACGGTCACCTCGTGCACCACGACGCCGTAGCCCTGGCAGATCTTCGTCCAGCGCTCGCCGAACTTGCCCCCGTTGACGACGACCACCTCGTCCCCGGGCGAGAGGAGGTTGGTGACCGAGCCCTCCATGGCGCCGGTGCCCGAGGCGGCGAGCACGAGCACGTCCTGGCCGGTCCCGAAGAGCTCGCGCAGCCCCTCCTGCACCTCGGCCAGCATCTCGCCGAACTGCGGCGTGCGATGGTGGATCACGGGCAGCGCCATCGCGGCCGCCACCTCGGGCGGCACCGGGGTGGGACCGGGCGCGAGCAGATACGATTTGATCACGACTGTATGGACCCCGCCGTTTCCCGTGGGCCCAGGCGTTCGGCCCGCTGGTGGCTCAGCACTCCCCCGTGGTCAATTCCACGCGAACGCCAGTCGTGCGAGCGATCGTTCTTTGGTTCGTTTAGCCGCGGGCTGCACAGATTGTCAAGGCACGCGGGGACACCATCGTCGTGCCGCCGCAATTCGTTGACTCGTCTGCGCTTATCCGTTAGCGCAATCGCAGGTGTCGCGCCGCCTCCCACTCGCCTACCTGACCGTGCTCGCACTCGCCACGGCGGTGCCGTCCGCCGGCGAGGACCCTCCCGACGCTCGCGAGCCGTCGTGGCGCGGTGCAGGCCTCGCCCCGTCGTGGCGCCGGAGTTTGCCGGAGAGCGAGGCGCTCCGCATCCCCACGCCGATCACGCGCGACGAGGAAGTCGAGCGGGTGACGCTCAAGGAGGCGATCGGCATCGCGCTCGAGAACAACCCCGGCATCGCCGCTCAGCGCCTCGAGCCGACGCGACAGGGCGCGGGCGTCCTGCAGGCCGGGGCCACCTTCGACCCGACGCTGTCGGGCGAGCTCACGCACCGGAACAGCATCACCCCTAACGCGAGCGCACTGGCCGGCACCCGTACCCTCGTCACGGACGACCGGAGCGCCAACTTGCACCTCTTCAAGACCTTCCGGACCGGCACCACCGCGACCGTCGACTTCCTGAACGACCGGCTGGACACCAATCCCCGCTTCCAGCAGCTCCGCCCGGAGTACCAGGCGGCGCTCAACCTCTCGCTCGTCCAACCCCTCCTCAGGAACTTCGGGTGGGACTTCTCCTACCTCATCGTGCGCGTCGCGGAGCAGGTGGCGGATGCCGCGGTCTACCAGTACCAGGCACAGGTGGCCGACTTCGTCCAGCAGGTGATCGAGGCGTACTGGAACGTCGTCCGGACGCGCGAGAACCTCGAGGTGCAGCGCGAGTCCAAGACGCTCGCCGACCGCACCGTCCACGAGAACGAGGCCCGGGTGCGGGTGGGGCTGCTTCCGCCCGTCGCCGTGCTCGAGGCGGAGGCCGACGCCAAGAGCCGCGAGGAGCAGGTGATCCAGGCTGACAACGACCTCGCCGTCGCCCGCCAGCTGCTGGCTCAGACAGCCTTCTATCGGCCGGCCGACACCTTCGTCCCCCGCACCCTGGAGCCCGCCGACGAGGTGGTTCCGGAGGACGTCACGGTCGACATCGAGCACGGGCTCAGCACGGCGCTGAGCAATCGCCCCGAGATCCAAGCCTCGGCGCGCGGCATCCTCGTTCAGCAGCTGAACGAGCGCATCGCCACCAACGGGCTCCTGCCGCGGCTCGACGTCGTCGGCAGCTACGGGGTGAATGGGCTGAGCGGCACGAATCGCGCCGTCTCCCTGACGACGGTCGCGTTCAGCCCGACGGACCTCGGGGGCGGGCGATGCGTTCCCCTCGGATCCGGCCAGGGGTTCATCTGCAAGGTTGTGCTCAACGCGGCCTCGCCCTTCGCCGGGTCCGCCAGTGAGGCGTACCGTCGGCTCGAGTCGAACGACTTCCGCAGCTACTCCTTCGGCCTCCAGTTCCAGATGCCGCTCTCGAACGCGCTCGCGCGCAGCGAGCTGACCCAGAGCCGGATCACGCGCAGCCAGGCGGAGCTGAACCACCGCCAGCTCCTCTCGAACGTCACCCTCGAGGTCCGCAAGAGCGCCGCCGACGTCACCTCGGCACGCCAGCGGATCGACACGACGCGCGTTGCCCGCGCGCTCGCCGAGGAGAACCTGCGCAACCAGGAAAAGCGGCACGAGGTCGGCATGGCGACCACGAAGGACCTGCTCGACTTCCAGACCCGGCTGACGAGCGCCCGCGCCGCCGAGGTGCAGGCGAAGGTCGACTACGCGATCGCCGTGGCCAGCTGGCTGCGGGCGCAAGGCCGGCTGCTCGCGAACTACCAGGTGGTGGTCGAGCAACCGGGGCGACGAGGCACCCCCTGGTTCGCGCGGTTCTGATCCGCGGTGATCGGGGGCTCCGGCCGCCGGCTGTTTTACCCCGCCGCGCCCACCAGCAGCCGCTCCGCGAGGCGCGCCATGCTCGCGTAGTCCGCCTTTCCGTTCGGCGCCCGCCCGATCGATTCGACGACGAGCACGCGCTTGGGCGTCTTGAACCCAGCCAGGCGCGCACGCACGTGGCGGCGGAGCTCATCCTCGCCGGGGGTGGCACCCCGGTTGAGCTCGACGAGCCCGATGACCGCCTGCCCCCATTTCTCGTCGCGGACACCGACCACGACCGCGTCGTAGACGGCGGGATGGGTCTTCAGCATCTCCTCCACCTCCTCCGGGTAGACCTTCTCGCCGGCGGTGTTGATGCAGACGCTGCCGCGGCCGAGGAGCGTCAGCGCCCCGTCGGCCTCCACCGTGCACCAGTCGCCCGGGATCACGTAGCGTACGCCGTCGATGACCCGGAACGTGCGCGCGGTCTTCTCGGGGTCCTTGTAGTACCCGACGGGGATCGCGCCACCATGCGCGACGACCCCCGGTTCGCCGCTGCCCGGCTGGACCTCGCGGCCGTCCTCGGTGAAGACCTTCACCTTCTCCCCGAGCTGGAAGCGGCCCGTCCGCGACTCGCCCGCGGCGGTGGTGATCGCGGCGCCGAAGCCGACCGCCTCCGAGGAGCCGAAGGAATCGAAGAGGACCATGCTCGGATGGTGCGCGAGGAGCGCCCGCTTCACCTCCGGCGACCACATGACGCCCGAGGAGATGATGGAGATGAGGCTGTCGAGCCGGTACTCCCCACGCCGCTCGTCGAGGGCCCGCAGCATCGGCTTGGCGAAGGCGTCGCCCACGATGGCGATCGTGTTGACGGCGTGGCGCCCGACGGCATGCCACAGCTCGTGCGGGTCGAAGTTGACGCCACCGAGCGTGGCGATCGAGCCGCCCGCGGTGAGCGTGATGAAGGCGGTGAAGAGGCCGGTGCCGTGCATGAGGGGACAGGCCGGCAGGTGGCGGAGCCCGGGGCCGCGCGCGCGGACGCGGGCGGCGAGCTCGTCGAGTGACGCGACCGGCGGCTCCCCGAGCACCGGGTTCCCACCGCCCCCGATCGCACGCCAGAGGTCCTCGGACCGCCACATGACACCCTTCGGCATGCCGGTGGTGCCGCCGGTGTAGAGGAAGAGGAGGTCGTCGGGCGAGCGCTCGATGCCGAGCGGCGCGCCGCGGCCTTCGGCGGCGAGCGGCTCGTAGGGCGCGGCGAAGGGCGCGAGCGGGCTCCCGTCGTCCAGCTGGATGTAGGCCTGCACCCTCGGGAGCCTGGGGCGGAGCGCGTCCAGGCGCTCGGCGAACTCGCCGGCGAACACGACGAACTTCGCATCGGCGTCGTCCATGATGTAGCGGAGCTCGTCGCCCAGGTAACGGAAGTTGACGTTGACGTGGACCAGCCGGGCCTTGAAGCAGGCGACGGTGGCCTCGAGGTACTCGGGCCGGTTGCGGAGGTAGAGGGCCACCTTGTCGCCCGGCTGCCCGCCGCGCGCGCGGAGCGCCGCGGCCAGGTTGTTCGTCCGCCGCGTGAACGCCGTCCAGCTGACGGCGCGCTCGCCGTGGAGGAGTGCCGCGCTGTCGCCCGGGACGGCCTCGCCGAGCGTGTCGAAGATGTCGCCCAGATTCCAGCTCACGATTCGCCTCCTTGCGCCAGTGTCTTCACCGGCTCGACCACGAACGGCCACAGCGCCCGCCCGCGCGGGTCGAAGGGCCGCCACGCGCCCTCGGGCTGCGCCAGACGCTCGGCGATGACGAGCAGGACGGCGGGATGGTGGCCCATCCCGCAGTGGCTGCTCCTGACCTCGATGTTCTCGCAGAGCGGCGCGCCCACCTCCAGGCAGCTCCGCCAGGCGACGATCCCGTCGCTGCGGCTGTAGATCGAGGTGGACGGCACGGGCAGCGGCGTCCCGAGCCGCGCCTGGAAGCCGCCGGCCCGGCCATCGGGGCGGGAGCCGAAGAAGCGTGCAACGCTCGTCGCCGACGGGTCGCGAAAGGGGCTGGCGAGCGTGATCACCTGGCGGACGTCGTCCGGAAAGCGGCGCGCGAGCTCGCGCGCGTAGATGCCGCCGAGGCTCCAGCCGATCAGGCTGAGCTTCCGCCCGTGCCGCGCGCGCAGCGCCGTGAACCGCTGGCCGAGCGCCGGGGCGAGCCTGCTGCTCGGCCCGAGGTTCCGACCGAGCTTCCAGCCGTGGACGTGGTAGCCGCGGTCGCGGAGGAACCAGCGCAGGGCCTGCGTCGAGCGGTCGTTCGCGAGCCAGCCCGGCAGCACCAGGACCGGATGGCCGTCGCCGGCCGGCGCCCGTCCGAGGAGCGGCAGCGCCGGCAGCAGGGCGGCGAACTCGAGCCAGGCCCGCCCCTCGAGGGCGAGCAGCGCGGGCGAGGGCGGCCGCATCGTCTCCACGGTTGCCGCGCGTCACAGTGCTGACACACGGCCTCCGGCGTCAAGGGGGCGGCCGGCGCCGCGCCACGACCATCTGGACGCGCTCCCCGCAGGCGAGCCGGAGCCGCTCCACCGCGAAGCCGATCGCCGCGAGCTCGCGCGCCGCCGGATAGCGGGCACGGGACGGCGCGAGCCCCCGGGCCGCCAGGACGAGGATGCCGACCGCCCGCCGCCAGAGCGCCCGCGGCTGGCTGTGGTCGAGGAGGACGAGCGGCGCGCCCGCCGGCAGCCGATTGCGCAACGCGGCGAGGAGCGCCTGCCGCTCCGCCGGCCGCGGCGGGCTGCCGAGGAAGGCGACGACGGCGGCGGCCGGTACCTCGCCGTCCCGCGCAGCCGCGAGACGCGCCGCGAGATGGGCCCCGAGGCGCGGCGGCGCGGCCACCGCGACGGGGCCCGCGACGGGGCCGAGCAGACGGACGGCGTGCGCGGCGAGCCGCGCCCCGCTCACCGCCGCCCGATCAGCGTCATGAACTCCTCGCGGGTCGGCTGCTGCGCGCGGAACGCGCCGAGCATCGCGCTCGTCACCACCACGGAATTCTGCTTCTCGACCCCGCGCATGCGCATGCAGAGGTGCTCGGCCTCGAGCACGACGCCGACTCCCAGGGGATCGAGCTCCTCCATGATCGTGTTCGCGATCTGGGTCGTCATGCGCTCCTGGACCTGCAGGCGGCGCGCGAAGATTTCGACCAGCCGGGCGATCTTGCTGATGCCGATGATGCGATGCTGGGGCAGGTAGGCGACGTGCGCCTTGCCGAAGAAGGGGAGGACGTGATGCTCGCACATCGAGTAGAAGTCGATGTCCTTGAGCACGATCATCTCCGAATACTCTTCGACGAAGAGCGCGCCGTTGATGACCTGCTTCGGGTCGACGTCGTAGCCGCGCGTCAGGAACTCGAGCGCGCGGGCGACGCGCGCGGGCGAGCGCCGGAGGCCTTCCCGCTCCGGCTCCGGGTCGAGGGCGCGCAGAATCGCCCGCACGTGGGCCTCGAGATCCTCGCGCATCGTTCGGGACGTCTAACGGATGGGCGAAGGCGTGGCAAGGCGCGGCAGCGGGCCTCCGACCAGCCCCTCGCGGCACAGGTTCTCGAAGATCGCGCGCGTCGCCGGCGACTTGTTGAGCGTGTAGAAGTGGATCCCCGGAGCCCCGCTGCGCAGCAGCTCGGCGCACTGCCGCGTCGCCCACTCCACGCCGACCGCGAGCGCCGCCTGCTCGTCGTCGCGCACGCGCTCGAGCGCGGCGCGGAGCGCGGCGGGGATCTGATTGCCGCTGAGCGCCGTGATGCGTTCGATCTGCGGCACGTTGGTGATCGGCATGATGCCGGGGACGAGCGGCACGCCGATGCCCGCCCGCCGCGCCCGCTCGACGAACGCGAAGTAGTCGGCGTTGTCGTAGAAGAGCTGGGTGATGACGGCATCGAGCCCGGCGTCGACCTTCATCTTGAGGTGCTGGATGTTGAGCTCCAGGTCCCGGCACTCGGGGTGGCCTTCGGGATGGCCGCCGCCCACCAGGCACAGCTTGTGGCCGCGCGCGCGTACGAAGCGGATCATGTCGACGGCGTAGCGGAAGCCGTTGAGTGGGGGGTGAAAGCTCCCCTCGCCCGGCCGATCGCCGCGAATGGCGACCACGTTCTCGATGCCGCGCGCCTCGATGAGCTCGTAGTGCGCCGCGAGCTCCTCGCGCCCGGCCTCGATGCAGGTGACGTGCGCCGCTGCCTCGATGCCGAGCGCCCGGATGCGCGTCACGAGCTCCACCGGCGCCTCGCGCGGCTTGGCACCCGTCCGCGTCACCGAGACGAATCCCGGCCCCAGCGGCTTGAGCGCCTCGATCGTGCGCATGAGGGCGGCCTCGCCCTCGGGCGTCTTCGGCGGGAAGAACTCGAACGAGATGCAGGGCCCGCCGCGGGCGAGGATGTCGGTGATCTTCATGGGGCGGCGGGAGGACGCTGGGCGCTCGCGTGAGCTAGTGCGAGCCTTTCTTCTCGAGCGCCTTCACCTTCTGGTACTTGCGGTAGTCGTAGCCGGTGGCCATGGCCATGAGCAGCCCTTCCATGCCGCCGTCCCGCTCCCGCCGCAAGATCTGCAGCCGCTCGTAGAACTCCCGGAAGTCCTTGTTCACCCGCGACCCCGCGTCGACCGGATTCAGGAAGAAATCGTGCAGGCGGGTGATCGTGAAGCGGACCGCCGAGAATCGCAGCTCATTCGGGAACGCGTCCCACTCGGCGAGCGACAGAGCGCGCAGCGACTCGTAGCCCGCGATGAGCGCCTCGAAGCGCTTGAGCTGGTAGCTCTCGCCGTCGAAGCACAGGGCGTTCACCGCGGTCGCCAGGTCGAAGATGAACTTGCCGCGGCAGGCCGCCTCGAAGTCGAGCATGGCGACGAGCTTGTCGCCCTTGAAGATGACGTTGTCGTCGAAGAGGTCGCCGTGAATGACGCCCTTCGGAAGCTTGCTCTCGAGATACCCCTGGAGGTAATCGACCTCGTCGTCGAGCGTGCGGACGATCCGCTTGAAGTAGGAGGGGAGCCGCTCCCGCACCTGCGCGTAGAGGTCTGCCACGCGGTCGTAGCTGAAGCGATTGTCGATGCCCTTCTTGTAGCTCTTGCCGATCGTGTGGAGGTCGGCGAGCACGCGGCCGACGTTCTCGATCTGCGCCGTCGTGAGGCGCGCGGGAGACACGGTGTGCCCGTCGACGTAGCGGTAGAGCGTGAGGCACTTGCCGTTCACCTCGCGGTAGTGCCGCCCCTTGCGGTCGGCGACCGGCTGCGGGCAGGGAAAGCCGTGCTTGCGCAGGAAGAGGAGCAGGTCGAGCTCACGCTTCACCTCGAGCTCGCTCTTCACCTCGTCGATGCGCAGCAGATGCTTTCCGCGCGTGGTCTCGAGCAGATAGGAGGTGTTGACGGAGCCCGCCGCGATTCCACTCGCCGCGATGAGCTTCGCGAGACCGTAGTCCTCGACAATTTCGGCGAGCTCGCGCGTTCCGAGCTCGGTGTAAACGGCCATCTCCGCCCGCCTCCCTAACCCACCGGAATTCCACCCAAAAAGCCGTCGCAAAGTATCGTTAGGTGCGGCATTTGTCAAGCTGAAAATTCGCTTCGCCGCGGAAAACGCCTTTACCGGCGCGGGGTTGCGCCGTATAGAAGATGTTCTTCTTTTTTTTGGGTCGCATGATGGCATCCAACCCGCGGGGCGAGCCTGGGCCGATGCCGGCGCCCGTCACCAGGCTGGCGGAGCCGCTCAAGCGGTTCCACAAGGAAGCCTGGCATACCCCCCAGGGACGGCTCATCCGCGAGGTCATCTTCGGCCTCAACGACGGCGTCATCTCGACAATCGGCTTCCTGGCGGGGGTCACGGCCACCATCGGCGACCTCCACACGGTCGCGCTCGGCGGGCTCGCCGCCGCCTTTGCCGGCGCGCTCGCCATGGGCATCGGGGCCTACGTGGCGTCCAAGTCCCAGCGCCGGTTCTTCGAGGCCGAGATCGCGCGCGAAGCGTGGGAGATCGAGAACATGCCCGACCACGAGCGGGAGGAGATCCGCGAGATCTACGGCCAGCTCGGGTTCGGCGCGGAAGAAATCGACCTGATCGTCCGGCGGGTCACCGCCAATCCCGAGCTGTGGCTCCGCTTCATGTCGCGCGAGGAGCTCGGCCTCGCCGAGGAGACCTTCGATCCGCCCGTGCGCATCGCAGCCGTCACGGGCTTCGCGTACCTGACCGGCGCGCTCATCACGCTCGTGCCCTACTTCCTCCACCCCGCGCCACCGCGCACCTTCGCGGCCGCCGCCGCGCTGTCGGTCGCCACGCTGCTCGTCACCGGCGCCGCCAAGACGTGGCTCACCAAGGAGAACCCGGTAGCCGCGAGCCTGGAGCTCGCCGGCCTCGGCGTGCTCGCCTGCGTCGTCGGTTTCGTGCTCGGCCGCCTGGTGGGCGTCGCGGTGTAGTGGCCGCGGACGGTGCAAGCGGCGTGCGGTCCGTCGCGCTCCTTACGCCGACGCCGTGACGCCGATCCGCGGGCACCACTCGGCCACGGGGCAGACGCTGCAGCGGGGCTTCCGCGCCACGCACACGCGGCGGCCGTGGTGGATCAGGCGGTGTGCGAACCGCGTCCACTCCTTCGGCGGCAACAGCTCGCGCAGGTTGGCCTCGATCTTGTCGGGGTCGTCGTTCGTCGTGAGCCCGAGCCGACCGGCCAGGCGCCGCACGTGCGTGTCGACGAAGATGGCCGGCTGGCCGAAGGCGGTGCCGAGGACGACGTTCGCGGTCTTCCGCCCCACCCCGGGGAGCGCGCAGAGCTCCTCCATCGTCTGCGGCACCCGTCCTTCGTGCCGCTCGACGAGGATGCGCGCCACCGCCTGGAGCGCCTTCGCCTTCTGGCGAAAGAACCCGGTCGGCTTGACGATCGCCTCGAGCGCATCCCCGGGCGCGGCGGCCAGCTCTTGCGGGCCCGGATACTCGGCGAACAGACGCGGCGTCACCTGGTTCACCATCGCGTCGGTGCACTGCGCCGAGAGGATGGTCGCCACCAGCAGCTGCCACGGGTTCTGGTAGTGGAGCGCGCACCACGCGTCCGGATAGGCGCGTGCCAGGCGGCGCGCGATCTGGCGAGCCCGCGCGCGACGCCTCTCCCGGCTCTCGCGTGCGACGTTCAGTCGGGGAGACGGCTTGGCGGCGGGCTTCCGGGACGGTCGCGGCGACTTCAGCGCCACCGCCGGCGGCCCTCTTCCACCACCGCGGCATAGCTCTCCGCAGCGGCGCGCGCGGCCTCGGGCGTCCAGCCGAGCGGTCCCGCCATCAACGCGGCCACCTCCCCGGCCGCCTTGACGCCCTCGCTCTCCTCGCGCAGCGAGATCTGCGTGCGGCGGCGGAGCACGTCCTCGACGGTCAGCGCGCCCTCGCGCTCGACGGCCTCGAGCACCTCGGCGCGCGGGTCGGGAAGCGTCGGGACGATCGGGTCGGCGAGCCGGCGGTCGGCCGCGACGAGATGCAGCACCTCGCCCGCTCGGCTGCCGTAGCGGTCGGCCAGGTGGCCGATCACCGGGGGCGCAAGCCCGTTGCCGTCGCGCGACAGGACCGCCGCCGCCACCGAGTCCGGCGGCGCCGCCCCGCCCGGCAGCGGCACTGTGCCCGTCCGGCAGCGGCCGAAGCGGCGCTGGTCGCCGCCCCGGCGGAGCGCGTCGATCACGCGCTCGACGACCGCCGCCGCCACCAGCCGATGGGTCGTGAGCTTGCCGCCCGCGATCGAGATCAGACCCGAGGGCGAGGCGAAGATCTCCTCCTCGCGCGACACGCTGGAGGGCGCCACCGCGGCGCCGGCGGGCGGCGCGATCAGCGGCCGGAGCCCGGCGAAGGCGCTGGTCACATCCTCCCGCGAGAGACGGGCGGCCGGGAAATAGTGGTTCACCGTTTCCAGCAGGTAGGTGACGTCGGCCGCCTCGACGACGGGCGGGACGTCGGGACCGCCCTCGTGGTCGGTGTCGGTGGTGCCGACCAGCGTCTGCTCCTGCCACGGGATGACGAACATCACGCGGCCGTCCTTGACGGCGTGCAGCACGACCGCCGCCCGGTTGCCGACCCGCGCCCGGGGGACGAGGACGTGCACCCCCTTGGTCAGCCGCAGCCGCGCCGGCGCCGGTGCGTCGAGGGCCGCCACGGTGTCCACCCACGGGCCGGTCGCGTTGACGACGACGCGGGCCCGGACGCTCACCTCCCCGCCCCCGAGCCGGTCGACCAGCCGTGCGCCGGCGAGCCGGCCGTCCTCCTTGAGAAGCGCCGCCACGCGCGCGTACGACACCGCGACGGCGCCCTCGCGCCCCGCGGCGAGGATCGTCTCGAGGACGAGCCGCGCGTCGTCGGTGCGGCAGTCCCAGTAGCACCCGGCGCCCCGCAGACCCTCCGTCCGCAAGGCAGGCTCGGCCTTCCGTGTGGCGCGCGCCGAGAGCATGCGATGGCGATGGACGTTCCACAGGCCGGCCATGAGATCGTATGCCCAGAGCCCGGCAGCGAGCTTGAATCTCCCGACCGGACCGTCTTCGTACACCGGGAAGATGAACTCCTGCGGGCGCACGAGGTGCGGCGCGAGCCGCCGCAGCCGCTCGCGCTCGCGGCACGCCTCGAGGACCAGCCGGACATCGCCCTGCTCGAGGTACCGGAATCCTCCGTGGATCAGCTTCGAGGACCGGCTCGAGGTGCCCGAGGCGAAGTCCGCATGCTCGACGAGCGCCGTCCGGAGGCCGCGCATGGCGGCGTCGCGCGCGATCCCTGCGCCGTTGATGCCGCCGCCGATGACGAGGAGGTCGAAGGTCTCGCTGCCGAGCCGGGCGAGCGCCGCGCTGCGCGGGGTCACACGTGGATTCTACCGAGCCCCCGATCCCATGTCACGGCGCGTCACCGCCAGCTGCTGTCGCTCGGACAGCACCCCGCCGGAGCTCGACTCGAGATCGAATCTCCGCGCGCGCCGCGCGCGCGGCCGAGCGAAGCGAGCGGGGAGTGAGGACCCGGCGGGCTCCGCCCGACGGGGCGAGGGGCGGAGCCCCTCGCTGATCTAAAGCAGCGCGATCAGCCGCTCGGTCATCTGCTTCGTGGTCGCCTTGCCGCCGAGGTCGCGGGTCCGGGTCCGGCCCTCCGCCAGGAGGCGGTGGGCGGCGCGCTCGAGACGCTTCGCGGGACCCGCCTGGCCGATGTGCCGCAGGAGCATGATGCCCGAGAAGATCGCGGCGAGCGGGTTGGCCAGGCCCTTGCCCGCGATGTCCGGGGCGGTCCCGTGCACCGCCTCGAAGATCGCGCAGCGGTCGCCGATGTTCGCGCCCGGCACCAGGCCGAGGCCGCCGACGAGCCCCGCACACAGGTCCGAGACGATGTCGCCGTAGAGGTTCTCGAGCAGCAGCACGTCGAACTCCTGCGGCCGGAGCACGAGCTGCATGCAGGCATTGTCGACGATCAGCTCGTCGTAGTGGACGCGCCGATGGTGCTTCGCGATCTGCCGCGCGCAGGCGAGGAAGAGCCCATCGGAGAGCTTCATGATGTTCGCCTTGTGGATGGAGGTCACGCGCCGGCGGCGCTGGCGGCGGGCGAGCTCGAAGGCGTAGCGCGCGATGCGGCGCGAGGCGCGCGCGGTGATCACCTTGACGCTTTCCACCACGCCCGGGGCGATCTGGTGCTCGATCCCGGCGTAGACGTCCTCCGTGTTCTCGCGCACCACGATCAGGTCGACGCCCGAGAACGCAGAGCGCACGCCGGGAAGCGTCCGGATCGGCCGGACGTTGGCATAGAGATCGAACGTCTTGCGCAGCGCGACGTTCACGCTGCGATACCCGACTCGCCCGACCTGCGTCTCGAGCGGGCCCTTCAGGCCGACGCGCGTGCGGCGGATCGACCGGATGAGCGCGTCCGGGATCGGCGTCCCGGACTCGTCGAAGGCGGCCTTGCCCGCCTTCTGGACGTCCCACGCGATGCGGCCGCCTGCCGCCTCCATCACCTGCACCGCGGCGGCGATCACCTCGGGGCCGATGCCGTCCCCCGGAATGAGCGTCGCCGGCCGCACCCTCCCCGCCCCGCCGCGCGCCATCAGAGGATGCCGAGCACCTTGTGCAGCTGGGGCATGACGCGCACGTCGGGATGACGGCGGCTGGCGAGCGCGTGCAGGCGCTCGAGCGTCGCCGCGCTGATCGTGAGGTTCGTCCCGTCCGGCGGCGTGAGCGGGGTCAGGAAGAGCGGCACCGCCGGGTCGACGGCCGCGACCAGGCGCGCGCCATGCTCGACCTCCTCGGCGAGCGTGCCCTCGTCGACCGGCATCTTGACGTATATCGCTCGGCC encodes:
- a CDS encoding homoserine kinase, whose product is MPSCDPKKRRTSSIRRNPAPVKAFSAAKRIFSLTNAAPNDTLRRLFGWNSGGLGRRAEMAVYTELGTRELAEIVEDYGLAKLIAASGIAAGSVNTSYLLETTRGKHLLRIDEVKSELEVKRELDLLLFLRKHGFPCPQPVADRKGRHYREVNGKCLTLYRYVDGHTVSPARLTTAQIENVGRVLADLHTIGKSYKKGIDNRFSYDRVADLYAQVRERLPSYFKRIVRTLDDEVDYLQGYLESKLPKGVIHGDLFDDNVIFKGDKLVAMLDFEAACRGKFIFDLATAVNALCFDGESYQLKRFEALIAGYESLRALSLAEWDAFPNELRFSAVRFTITRLHDFFLNPVDAGSRVNKDFREFYERLQILRRERDGGMEGLLMAMATGYDYRKYQKVKALEKKGSH
- the nth gene encoding endonuclease III; its protein translation is MNVARESRERRRARARQIARRLARAYPDAWCALHYQNPWQLLVATILSAQCTDAMVNQVTPRLFAEYPGPQELAAAPGDALEAIVKPTGFFRQKAKALQAVARILVERHEGRVPQTMEELCALPGVGRKTANVVLGTAFGQPAIFVDTHVRRLAGRLGLTTNDDPDKIEANLRELLPPKEWTRFAHRLIHHGRRVCVARKPRCSVCPVAEWCPRIGVTASA
- a CDS encoding glycerol-3-phosphate dehydrogenase/oxidase, with amino-acid sequence MTPRSAALARLGSETFDLLVIGGGINGAGIARDAAMRGLRTALVEHADFASGTSSRSSKLIHGGFRYLEQGDVRLVLEACRERERLRRLAPHLVRPQEFIFPVYEDGPVGRFKLAAGLWAYDLMAGLWNVHRHRMLSARATRKAEPALRTEGLRGAGCYWDCRTDDARLVLETILAAGREGAVAVSYARVAALLKEDGRLAGARLVDRLGGGEVSVRARVVVNATGPWVDTVAALDAPAPARLRLTKGVHVLVPRARVGNRAAVVLHAVKDGRVMFVIPWQEQTLVGTTDTDHEGGPDVPPVVEAADVTYLLETVNHYFPAARLSREDVTSAFAGLRPLIAPPAGAAVAPSSVSREEEIFASPSGLISIAGGKLTTHRLVAAAVVERVIDALRRGGDQRRFGRCRTGTVPLPGGAAPPDSVAAAVLSRDGNGLAPPVIGHLADRYGSRAGEVLHLVAADRRLADPIVPTLPDPRAEVLEAVEREGALTVEDVLRRRTQISLREESEGVKAAGEVAALMAGPLGWTPEAARAAAESYAAVVEEGRRRWR
- a CDS encoding isocitrate/isopropylmalate dehydrogenase family protein; this translates as MARGGAGRVRPATLIPGDGIGPEVIAAAVQVMEAAGGRIAWDVQKAGKAAFDESGTPIPDALIRSIRRTRVGLKGPLETQVGRVGYRSVNVALRKTFDLYANVRPIRTLPGVRSAFSGVDLIVVRENTEDVYAGIEHQIAPGVVESVKVITARASRRIARYAFELARRQRRRRVTSIHKANIMKLSDGLFLACARQIAKHHRRVHYDELIVDNACMQLVLRPQEFDVLLLENLYGDIVSDLCAGLVGGLGLVPGANIGDRCAIFEAVHGTAPDIAGKGLANPLAAIFSGIMLLRHIGQAGPAKRLERAAHRLLAEGRTRTRDLGGKATTKQMTERLIALL